Part of the Desulfovibrio litoralis DSM 11393 genome, TCTAAGAAACCTATGCCTCCTTATATTGCTATTAATACCACTGCCGGAACAGCTTCTGAAATTACTCGTTTTTGTATTATTACTGACACTAAACGTAAAGTAAAAATGGCGATTGTTGATTGGCGTGTAACTGCTAATGTTGCCATAAACGACCCTGTATTAATGGTTGGTATGCCTCCTTCACTCACAGCGGCAACCGGAATGGACGCATTAACTCACGCTGTTGAGGCTTATGTTTCTACTGCGGCTAATCCTTTGACTGATGCTGCGGCTGAAAAAGCTATAACAATTATTGCTAATAGCTTGCGTAAGGCGGTTGCAAACGGCAAGGATATGCAGGCTCGTGAAGATATGTGTTTTGCACAATATCTTGCAGGTATGGCATTTAACAACGCCAGTCTTGGCCATGTTCACGCTATGGCTCACCAACTTGGTGGTTTTTATGACCTTCCACACGGTGAATGTAACGCTATATTATTGCCTTATGTGTCTGAATATAACCTTATGGCACACCTTGAGCGTTATGGCCGTATAGCTGAGCTACTTGGAACTTGCACTTGTGGTTTGAACAAGCGTGATGCTGCTATGAAGGCTATTGAAGCTATTCGCACTTTATCAACAGACGTTGGTATTCCTGCCAGCATTTCAGATCTTGCTAAACGCTATAAAAAGACTGTTAATGAAAAAGATATTGATATTATGGTTGGTAATGCACAAAAAGACGCTTGTGGTTTAACTAACCCTCGTACAATGACAGATCTAGCCGTAAAAAATATCTACAAAGCTGCTTGGTAAACTAAGGGTTTTGTAAAACAGTTTGAATGCTACAATTAATTAAATAAAAAAAGAATATCCATCGATAGTGTTCGGTGGATATTCTTTTTTTTATAGATTTTAGTACCAGTTATAAATAAAGACTTTTGGTTAAGCTTATATATTAAACGAGTAACTATGTTTTAACATCATGATATAAATACTATTTTTTAAATGAATCAAAGGCTTCCAGCGCACGAGATGAAAATACAAGGGCTGCTCCTGCGTTTAAGCCAATGGCTACTCCTAGAGCTTCTACAAGCTCTTCTCTTGTCGCACCTGCTTCTACGGCGGCGTTAGCATGAATAGCTATACAAGTATCACATCTGGTTGTGCTCGCAACCGCTAGGGCTATAAGTTCACGTGTTTTTGGATCAAGAGCTCCATGCGTTGCTCCTGATTCTTCGAGGGTTTTTATACCATCAATGATTTTTTTATTCCCTTTTGCGAGTTGTGTGATTGCGTGTGTTGCGTTTTTTATTAGGTCTTTCCAGTCAATAAGCATAGTCTTCTCCTGTCGGTTAGAGTGTTTTAGCTTTAAAATAAAACTATTTAACTATTTAATAAGCTTAGATATAATTTGAAATATGTATAAGCTTTTTTTACTGGATTGATTTTTAATATATATATTAAGTTTAACAAGTTTCTTAACAATAGTAAAATAAATACTTTAAAATGCTCCATAATGGTTGAGGTTTTAAATAAAAACTTCTTAAAGAAACTGAGTGGCAAGCAAGTTTGTAACATATTTATTTTTAAAGTAATATGATAAATATAGAGATTACAACATTAGTGTGTTTAGATAATTTATTGATTTTATTAGCGTTAGAATGATATTGTTGTATTGTTTCGTTACTTTGATATGAGTTAGATTGACAACTCTGGTTTTTTTGAATAGCCTCAGATTATATTTTTCTGTTAACAATTTAGAAAGATAAATATTTGGAGAATGTATAATGAGATATTTACTACTTGTAGTTTTTTCTATTATGTGTCTTACTTCTGCATGTAGCTGGGTTGGTAAAAACACCGGCAAAGCAGTAGCAAAGGTTGAACGCAAGGTTGATTCATTAGAACAAGGCTATAAAGATGGCTATCAACAGGAGCAAAAGAAATAAAAAGTTTTGTGTTGAACTTATCTATATGAAACCCGAAGCTCAAACATGGTTTGTAAACAACCAAGCCTCTTTGAAAGAAAAATATGCTACTGCATTGCAAAAAAGAAATGAGAAGGGTGCTTCTGTATTACCTGCAAGTTATGGGGTAACAAAATAACTTGATTGCCCCCTTTCTTATTGTTATGTAAATTTTTTTGATATTTTTGTTTTTATCGATTAAGGATTGTTATATGTCATATCGTGTTGTGATTACAGGCATTGGGGCTGTTTCTACTCTTGGTCATAACTGCGACGAGATAACGCAAGCTTTGTTTAACGGACACTCAGGCATAGGCATAGACCTTGATCGAAAGAGCCTTGGTTTTTTGTCTCCTCTTACGGGAATTATTAAACCTTTTACTCCAAAATATAATTTACAACGTAAACAAAAAAAAACAATGCCTGATTTTGCTCAATGGGCTTATGAAGCAGTAATGCAGGCATTAGAGATGAGCGAGATTGCTCTTGAGGATTTAGAAAACCCTCAAAGCGGTATTATTTTTGGTTCTGATTCAAGTGCCTTGGCGGCAATTGTGCAAACAGACAAACTATTGCACTCAAAAAATACTACCAGCATAGGCAGCGGACTTGTTTTTCAAAGTATGACTTCATGTATAAGTATGAACCTAAATACTCTTTTACGCACTCAAGGTGCTTGTTGGACTATTAGTGCCGCATGTTCAAGTAGTGGGCATGCAGTAGGGCAAGCAGCCGATCTGATTGCTTTAGGTAAACAAGAAAGAGTAATTTGCGGTGGAGCTCAAGAAATCAATTGGCAATCTATGTGTAGTTTTGATGGGATTGGTGCGTTTTCTCAGCATGTTCAACAACCGGAAAAGGCATCTCGTCCTTTTGATTCTAAAAGAGATGGTCTTGTCCCTAGTGGAGGAGCGGCGGCAATAATACTTGAACGATATGACGCTGCTAAAAAACGTGGTGCAAAAATTTTAGGTGAAATTATAGGATATGGCTTTTCTTCCGACGGAGAAAATATAGCAACTCCAAGCTCAAGTGGACTTGGAAGAGCTATGAAAATGGCTTTATCTCAAGGTCAAAAGTCTGTTTCAGATGTGTCTTACTTGTGTGCTCACGCCACCTCAACAAGGGTTGGCGACGCCATGGAAGCGACAAATATTAAAGCTGTGTTTCGAGATACTGCCGTTCCTATATCTTCTCTTAAAGCACTGACAGGACATGAACTTTGGATGTCTGGTGCCTCGCAAGTTGTATACTCGACATTAATGGCAAAAGCGGGATTTATTGCTGCGAATGCTAACTTTATAGAAGCAGATAAAGAATATTCCGATCTGAATATTCTAAAGGAAAATTTGCCGTATCCTCCAAAAATTGTTCTCTGTAATGCAGCAGGCTTTGGCGGAACAAATTCTTCCTTATTGATAGACTTTAATTTTTAAATATTATGGCAAAACTTTGTACGATTATCGGCGGTGGTATTACCGGCATGACTGCGGCTCTTATTCTTGCGAAAAAAGGATTTGAGGTAAATCTTGTTGAAAAAGCACCGGTGCTTGGTAGTACCTTACGAGGTTTTACAAGGCAAAATATATACTTTGATACCGGTTTGCATATTACCGGTGGCATGTCTAAAAACGGTCTTTTAAAAGCATTTTTAGAATATTTGTCAATATCAGGATTGTCTTTACATCAATATGATTCTTCGGCTTACTTAAATATTCTTTGTTTAGAAACACAAAAACAAATTCCGTTACCTTCCGATATTGGTATTTTAGAAGAATCGTTATTACAATCTTTTCCAAACGAAGTTAATGCGATAAAAACTTTTATTAATGACATGCTTTTGGTTTGTAATTCATCAGTGTTTTTAAACTTCCGAAATGTATTGTCTCAGGATAGTAATATTACTCGTTTTTTTTCTTTATCGCTTGCTGATTATTTAAAAAATTTAACCCAAGATAAAACATTAATAGCGGTTCTTTCCGCACATTGTTTGTTGCATGGGGTTTCTCCTTTAGATGTGTCTTTTTCTCACCATGCTTATATTATGGGCAGTTATCTTGATGGTGCGTATAATTTTATCGGAGGTGGAAAGTCTTTTGTAAAGGCTTTTGAAAAAGAGTTGGTAAACTCCGGGGTTAAAATAATATGTAACGATGGTGCTTCGTCTGTTTTACTTGATAAAAACTCTAAGCTCAAAGCCGTGGTTTTAGAGTCGGGTCGTGAAATAATAACCGACTCACTTTTATTTACCGCACACCCGTCTTTATTGCCAACTTTGTTTCCATCAGGTACTTTTAAACAATCCTTCGTTAGTCGTATGGAAAATTTGGAAGACACGCTCTCGGCTCATATATTGTTTGGCGTTGTAAAAGCTCAAGGTGATGAAAATATTGGATTATTATCAAAAAGTTCAACTATCGTATTGCCTGAAAATGCTGTTGAAAATTTTTTTATTGATGCAACAAGACAAACTAAACTACCTTTATATATTGCCCGCTCTCAAGCTCATGAAAACAATGTTGATGGAATTTCTATTATTACAAGTGGTGCAATATCTCAATATTCTTCATGGAAAAACTCTTTGTTGCGTAAGCGTCAAGCAGATTATTATATTGCCAAACAAAAGATGTTGGAAA contains:
- a CDS encoding iron-containing alcohol dehydrogenase, producing MSTLGQLNYFFIPSVTLIGVGASSHIPERLTMVGAKKPLIVTDKGIVNAGILKMVTDVLDAKKMSYAVFDETIPNPTDKNVHDGVEFYKKNKCDSLITLGGGSSHDCGKGVGLVVSNGGTIHDFEGVDVSKKPMPPYIAINTTAGTASEITRFCIITDTKRKVKMAIVDWRVTANVAINDPVLMVGMPPSLTAATGMDALTHAVEAYVSTAANPLTDAAAEKAITIIANSLRKAVANGKDMQAREDMCFAQYLAGMAFNNASLGHVHAMAHQLGGFYDLPHGECNAILLPYVSEYNLMAHLERYGRIAELLGTCTCGLNKRDAAMKAIEAIRTLSTDVGIPASISDLAKRYKKTVNEKDIDIMVGNAQKDACGLTNPRTMTDLAVKNIYKAAW
- a CDS encoding carboxymuconolactone decarboxylase family protein, translated to MLIDWKDLIKNATHAITQLAKGNKKIIDGIKTLEESGATHGALDPKTRELIALAVASTTRCDTCIAIHANAAVEAGATREELVEALGVAIGLNAGAALVFSSRALEAFDSFKK
- a CDS encoding beta-ketoacyl-[acyl-carrier-protein] synthase family protein, whose amino-acid sequence is MSYRVVITGIGAVSTLGHNCDEITQALFNGHSGIGIDLDRKSLGFLSPLTGIIKPFTPKYNLQRKQKKTMPDFAQWAYEAVMQALEMSEIALEDLENPQSGIIFGSDSSALAAIVQTDKLLHSKNTTSIGSGLVFQSMTSCISMNLNTLLRTQGACWTISAACSSSGHAVGQAADLIALGKQERVICGGAQEINWQSMCSFDGIGAFSQHVQQPEKASRPFDSKRDGLVPSGGAAAIILERYDAAKKRGAKILGEIIGYGFSSDGENIATPSSSGLGRAMKMALSQGQKSVSDVSYLCAHATSTRVGDAMEATNIKAVFRDTAVPISSLKALTGHELWMSGASQVVYSTLMAKAGFIAANANFIEADKEYSDLNILKENLPYPPKIVLCNAAGFGGTNSSLLIDFNF
- a CDS encoding phytoene desaturase family protein; its protein translation is MAKLCTIIGGGITGMTAALILAKKGFEVNLVEKAPVLGSTLRGFTRQNIYFDTGLHITGGMSKNGLLKAFLEYLSISGLSLHQYDSSAYLNILCLETQKQIPLPSDIGILEESLLQSFPNEVNAIKTFINDMLLVCNSSVFLNFRNVLSQDSNITRFFSLSLADYLKNLTQDKTLIAVLSAHCLLHGVSPLDVSFSHHAYIMGSYLDGAYNFIGGGKSFVKAFEKELVNSGVKIICNDGASSVLLDKNSKLKAVVLESGREIITDSLLFTAHPSLLPTLFPSGTFKQSFVSRMENLEDTLSAHILFGVVKAQGDENIGLLSKSSTIVLPENAVENFFIDATRQTKLPLYIARSQAHENNVDGISIITSGAISQYSSWKNSLLRKRQADYYIAKQKMLENIRTQAIEACPFLSGLEIIDGATPLTLRDYMHTPNGSLYGVAHSLRQFSPAPVTRLPGVWIAGQSVVAPGVLGAMISAFLVCGYMMKTDNLLQEVTTCV